A window of Ictidomys tridecemlineatus isolate mIctTri1 chromosome 1, mIctTri1.hap1, whole genome shotgun sequence contains these coding sequences:
- the LOC144365366 gene encoding uncharacterized protein LOC144365366 produces MKAGFLSFLSTKCRDMSSDHGTRLGKAALELKNPARGKLICLHWNFQRLPKDRPGPESCILSHTSAGRSRSWVPHRGWLCGQEAPAPTALPCSLRLAPTGPGIGYTAAVVQLRSCSAQYDFLGCSR; encoded by the exons ATGAAAGCGGGCTTTCTAAGTTTCCTAAGCACTAAATGCAGAGATATGAGCAGTGATCATGGAACCAGACTGGGGAAGGCAGCCTTGGAGTTGAAGAATCCTGCCAGAGGAAAGCTTATATGCCTGCACTGGAACTTCCAGCGACTGCCTAAG GACCGCCCTGGCCCGGAGTCCTGCATCCTTTCCCACACGTCCGCGGGTCGGAGTCGGAGCTGGGTCCCGCATCGTGGCTGGCTCTGCGGCCAGGAGGCTCCTGCTCCCACCGCGCTGCCCTGTTCTCTGCGGCTCGCGCCTACAGGCCCCGGGATTGGCTACACCGCAGCAGTGGTCCAGCTCCGGAGCTGCAGCGCTCAGTACGATTTCCTCGGATGCTCTCGCTGA